In the Thermodesulfovibrio yellowstonii DSM 11347 genome, one interval contains:
- a CDS encoding nucleotidyltransferase domain-containing protein, producing MEKKAVLEIIYRFKKAIESKGIKVDRIILFGSYATGTYHEGSDIDIVVISEDFREKSYWERIEILSDAIYEIFEPIEAVAMTPEEWESRDSMIVDYAEKGEVI from the coding sequence ATGGAAAAAAAAGCAGTTTTAGAGATTATATATAGATTCAAAAAAGCCATAGAGTCTAAGGGAATAAAAGTGGATAGAATAATTCTTTTTGGTTCCTATGCTACTGGGACTTATCATGAAGGGAGTGACATTGATATAGTAGTTATATCTGAAGACTTTAGAGAAAAAAGTTACTGGGAAAGAATAGAGATTCTTTCCGATGCTATTTATGAGATATTTGAGCCAATTGAGGCTGTAGCTATGACACCTGAAGAGTGGGAAAGTAGGGATTCAATGATTGTTGATTATGCTGAAAAAGGAGAGGTAATTTAA
- a CDS encoding HEPN domain-containing protein has protein sequence MNKRASEWLKQAEYDIDTAKFMFSGGRYFYAVFMCHLSIEKALKGLYQEKLKEIPPKVHNLVYLLNKIGVKPPEEIGKFLVKLNEAHVVTRYPEDIEKLQKHFTEPITKALIEKSIEALEWKKKQF, from the coding sequence ATGAATAAAAGAGCTTCAGAGTGGTTAAAACAAGCTGAGTATGACATAGATACAGCGAAATTTATGTTTAGTGGAGGCAGATATTTTTATGCTGTCTTCATGTGTCACCTATCTATTGAGAAGGCATTAAAGGGACTATATCAAGAAAAATTAAAAGAAATACCTCCAAAGGTTCATAATCTTGTTTATCTTTTAAACAAGATAGGTGTTAAACCACCTGAGGAAATTGGAAAATTTCTCGTAAAACTGAATGAAGCCCATGTGGTTACAAGGTATCCCGAGGATATAGAAAAACTTCAAAAACACTTCACCGAGCCTATTACAAAAGCTTTAATTGAGAAAAGTATTGAGGCACTTGAATGGAAAAAAAAGCAGTTTTAG
- a CDS encoding restriction endonuclease subunit S: MDLHDEVSKTLPNGWVWTRLGEVVEILDNKRIPVNTDEREKRISGKSPSELIPYYGATGQVGWIDDYIFDEELVLLGEDGAPFFEPTKNKAYIIRGKSWVNNHAHVLRGINGVILNSFICHYLNIFDYHGYVTGTTRLKLNQSSMQQIPIPLPPLNEQKRIVAKIEELFTRLEAGVEALKKVKAQIRRYRQAVLKYAFEGKLTNSSSCHSEQRSGEGISEIVTQPSVANNDLPELPEGWRWVKLGEAAEIIMGQSPPSKTYNTVRIGLPFYQGKAEFGLIYPIPSKWCSKPKKIAEKNDILLSIRAPVGPTNICFETSCIGRGLAAIRFGGLYKFLFYYLRNVEREISKIGTGSTFSAISKSQISNLKSQIYLSPSPSSRAAADCFRDREAIFCG; the protein is encoded by the coding sequence ATGGATTTGCATGATGAAGTTTCTAAAACTCTTCCAAATGGCTGGGTGTGGACGAGGTTGGGGGAGGTTGTAGAAATCTTAGATAATAAGAGGATACCTGTTAATACGGATGAGAGAGAAAAAAGAATTTCTGGTAAATCTCCGTCAGAATTAATACCTTACTATGGTGCTACAGGACAAGTTGGTTGGATTGATGATTATATATTTGATGAAGAACTTGTTTTATTAGGGGAAGATGGAGCTCCTTTTTTTGAGCCTACAAAAAACAAAGCATATATCATCAGAGGAAAAAGTTGGGTAAATAACCATGCACATGTTTTAAGAGGAATTAATGGAGTTATTTTGAATTCTTTTATATGTCATTACCTAAATATTTTTGATTATCATGGATATGTTACTGGTACAACAAGGCTTAAATTAAATCAATCATCAATGCAACAAATACCTATCCCTCTCCCTCCTCTCAATGAGCAAAAGCGGATTGTTGCGAAGATTGAGGAGTTGTTTACGAGGCTTGAGGCTGGAGTTGAGGCTTTGAAAAAGGTAAAGGCTCAGATTAGGCGTTATCGCCAGGCTGTCTTAAAGTATGCCTTTGAGGGCAAGTTGACTAATTCTTCATCCTGTCATTCCGAGCAAAGAAGTGGCGAAGGAATCTCAGAGATTGTCACGCAACCTTCAGTTGCTAACAATGACCTTCCTGAATTGCCTGAGGGGTGGAGATGGGTAAAGTTGGGGGAGGCAGCAGAAATTATCATGGGACAATCCCCTCCTTCCAAAACATACAATACTGTTAGAATTGGATTGCCATTTTATCAAGGGAAAGCCGAATTTGGTCTTATCTATCCAATTCCATCAAAATGGTGCTCAAAGCCCAAAAAGATTGCTGAGAAAAATGATATCTTACTATCTATCAGAGCACCAGTTGGTCCGACAAATATCTGTTTTGAAACTTCATGCATAGGCCGTGGATTAGCCGCAATTAGATTTGGAGGGCTTTATAAATTCCTTTTTTATTATCTGCGAAATGTTGAAAGAGAAATTAGTAAGATTGGAACAGGGAGCACATTTTCAGCAATCTCCAAATCCCAAATCTCAAATCTCAAATCTCAAATCTATTTATCCCCCTCCCCCTCTTCCAGAGCAGCAGCAGATTGTTTCAGAGATAGAGAGGCGATTTTCTGTGGTTGA
- a CDS encoding TrlF family AAA-like ATPase: MSFFRYPKGSEWRKWDLHVHTPASVLNNQFDGINDDEKWEKYLEKLESLTDISVIGLTDYFSIEGYKKVKEYKDAGNLNNIECLLPNVEIRIIPVTSTDSPINLHIIFSPEIVDDLDSKFFSSLEFNYQNEVYKCIRNDLIKLGRKYRNDNSLQENIAYKIGIEQFKVSFEKVEDIIKKDKALRDNSIIVVSNRSGDGASGIQHSSLAATRENIYRFADCIFSSNPNDRDYFLGKKSDNSDVITRKYGRLKPCIHGSDAHKIIEICYPCIKRSEPGHNCNNQSNCLLRYCWIKADPTFEGLKQIIYEPEERVYIGEESPQKIERNKIIKSITISNSNKWFDSKPILLNDGLVSIIGGKGTGKTAILDLIAYAAGSYKCYEKDENKSKSFLKRAFRDLKGTKIKLEWDDGSSVEEEIKDKLEEFDKEGKVRYLPQDYVEQLCSEVGKNELERQIEDVIFQNIPSELKATYVNFKSYKDAQLKIIHSNKERVTKQIQSINVQIYNYNDLINSKPSKEENIRKAKEEIENLENEIKKISDAIKDSDEQKQILQKIQSLTEQKSNLEKTISEIESKLLKIKEINNKVSNFHEDSKKFLNELKLDFSAVGVTKDQIDEIKIVLYPEDLEQILIARKKLLENDIEEKKEELKVVNTNFEKEKDKLALEKSKQNKIEEINKSLSELKKKRESLISDIQKIETAEHLLPQLLKERENIFIKFFELLFEEKDVLKNIYSPLEKVLKASGEINEKLFDFTVKFDFDLNSMSSDGHELIDLRADGVFRQSRPEALKERLEELKFNLDLEGEKISDSNKESIRRFLKEVEELFTKNDRTLASQLKKRRYIELDFYNWLYSTKYYNISYSIKFNDIELNHLSPGLKGLALIILFLELDQEDKRPILIDQPEENLDNRSVYHTLVRYFRNAKKRRQVIIATHNPNLVVNTDSEQVIVANFDRGLESQESRVSYVSGSLENTFKDDASNLLLEKQGIREHVCEILEGGKDAFEKREQKYGFA; encoded by the coding sequence ATGTCATTTTTTAGATATCCCAAGGGCTCTGAATGGCGTAAGTGGGATTTGCATGTACATACTCCAGCATCTGTATTAAACAACCAATTTGACGGTATAAATGATGACGAAAAGTGGGAAAAGTATTTGGAAAAATTAGAATCTCTTACAGATATTTCTGTAATAGGATTAACTGATTATTTTTCCATAGAAGGATACAAAAAAGTAAAGGAATATAAAGATGCAGGCAATTTGAATAATATTGAGTGTTTACTGCCTAATGTAGAAATTAGAATCATTCCTGTAACCTCTACTGATTCTCCAATCAATTTGCATATAATTTTTTCGCCAGAAATTGTTGATGATCTTGACAGTAAATTTTTTTCAAGCCTTGAATTTAACTATCAAAATGAGGTCTATAAGTGTATCCGAAACGATCTAATAAAACTTGGAAGAAAATATAGAAATGACAACAGTCTTCAGGAAAATATTGCATATAAGATTGGAATTGAACAATTTAAGGTTTCTTTTGAGAAAGTAGAAGATATAATAAAGAAAGATAAGGCGTTGCGTGATAATTCAATAATTGTTGTATCAAACAGAAGTGGAGATGGTGCATCGGGAATTCAACATTCAAGCCTTGCTGCTACAAGAGAGAATATATACAGATTTGCTGACTGTATTTTTTCATCTAATCCAAATGATAGGGACTATTTTTTAGGGAAAAAAAGTGATAATTCAGACGTGATAACTAGAAAATATGGTAGATTGAAACCATGTATTCATGGATCAGATGCTCACAAAATCATTGAAATATGCTATCCTTGTATAAAGAGAAGTGAACCTGGTCATAATTGCAACAATCAATCGAATTGTTTATTAAGATATTGCTGGATTAAGGCTGATCCTACATTTGAAGGTTTAAAACAGATAATTTATGAGCCTGAGGAGAGGGTTTACATAGGCGAGGAGTCTCCACAAAAAATAGAAAGGAATAAAATAATTAAATCAATTACTATTTCTAATTCGAATAAGTGGTTTGACAGCAAACCTATTTTATTAAATGATGGTTTAGTCAGTATCATTGGAGGAAAGGGAACCGGTAAAACCGCTATTTTAGATTTAATTGCGTACGCAGCAGGAAGTTACAAGTGTTATGAGAAAGATGAGAATAAATCTAAGTCATTTTTGAAAAGAGCATTTAGAGATTTAAAAGGAACGAAAATAAAACTCGAGTGGGATGATGGAAGTTCTGTTGAAGAAGAGATTAAAGACAAATTGGAAGAATTCGATAAAGAAGGCAAAGTAAGATATTTGCCACAAGATTATGTTGAGCAACTATGTTCAGAAGTTGGTAAAAATGAACTTGAAAGGCAAATTGAAGATGTAATTTTTCAGAATATACCATCGGAACTTAAGGCAACATACGTAAATTTCAAAAGTTATAAAGATGCTCAATTGAAGATTATTCATAGCAATAAAGAAAGAGTCACTAAACAGATACAGAGCATAAATGTGCAAATATATAACTATAATGATTTAATTAACTCTAAGCCTTCCAAAGAGGAAAATATTAGAAAAGCTAAAGAAGAAATAGAAAACTTAGAGAATGAAATTAAGAAAATATCTGATGCTATAAAAGATTCTGATGAACAAAAACAAATTCTCCAAAAAATTCAATCTCTTACAGAACAAAAGTCAAACCTTGAGAAGACAATCTCAGAAATTGAAAGTAAGCTATTAAAAATAAAGGAGATAAATAATAAGGTATCTAACTTCCATGAGGATTCTAAAAAATTCTTAAATGAATTGAAACTTGACTTTTCGGCTGTAGGAGTTACTAAAGATCAAATTGATGAAATAAAGATTGTTTTATATCCTGAAGATTTAGAGCAGATACTGATTGCCAGGAAAAAACTTCTTGAAAATGATATAGAAGAAAAAAAAGAAGAATTAAAAGTAGTTAACACTAATTTTGAAAAAGAAAAAGATAAATTAGCACTTGAGAAATCAAAGCAGAATAAAATTGAAGAAATAAATAAGTCTTTATCAGAACTGAAAAAAAAGAGAGAATCTTTAATTTCTGATATACAAAAAATAGAAACTGCTGAACATCTTTTGCCACAATTATTAAAGGAAAGAGAAAATATTTTTATAAAGTTCTTTGAACTATTATTTGAGGAAAAAGATGTTCTTAAAAATATTTATTCGCCGTTAGAGAAAGTCTTAAAGGCAAGCGGAGAAATAAACGAAAAATTATTTGATTTTACAGTTAAATTTGATTTTGACTTAAACTCTATGTCAAGTGATGGGCATGAATTGATTGATTTAAGGGCAGATGGGGTGTTTCGCCAATCAAGACCTGAGGCGCTTAAAGAAAGATTAGAAGAGTTGAAGTTTAATTTAGATTTAGAAGGTGAAAAAATATCGGATAGCAATAAGGAATCTATCAGAAGATTTTTAAAAGAGGTTGAGGAGTTATTTACTAAAAATGATAGAACCCTTGCCTCTCAATTAAAAAAAAGAAGATATATTGAACTAGATTTTTATAATTGGCTCTATTCAACAAAATACTACAATATTAGTTATTCAATTAAGTTTAATGATATTGAGCTTAATCATTTATCGCCGGGCTTAAAAGGATTAGCACTTATTATCTTATTTTTAGAACTTGATCAGGAAGATAAAAGACCTATTCTAATAGATCAGCCGGAGGAGAATCTTGATAATAGGTCTGTTTATCATACGCTCGTTAGATATTTCAGGAATGCCAAGAAAAGAAGACAGGTAATTATTGCCACACATAATCCCAATCTTGTTGTGAATACAGACTCAGAACAAGTTATCGTGGCTAATTTTGATAGAGGTTTAGAAAGTCAGGAATCAAGAGTTTCCTATGTCAGTGGTTCTCTTGAAAATACATTTAAAGATGATGCATCAAATCTTCTATTAGAGAAACAGGGTATTAGAGAGCATGTCTGTGAAATATTAGAAGGTGGGAAGGATGCTTTCGAGAAAAGAGAACAGAAATATGGATTTGCATGA
- a CDS encoding DUF1828 domain-containing protein, whose amino-acid sequence MREILEILQKQCSQKIGLREKRPNVWQVLIPFYHEDGDMVEVFITPLGNNLFRISDYGLTLMRLSYSYDIDTPNKERIFNSIISSYNIQNERGILFLDTELEHLYPALMQFIGVILKVSNMKLYKREVIQSLFFEMLDDFVFTNLAQYEPKKNFHPLPDMPEYEVNYCFNHSRVPVYLFGVNNSSTARLTIISCQKFIIEKLKFRSVTVLESLDCLSRNDQKRLMTAVDKVFPEFTEFEKNGVDYIRREMEILG is encoded by the coding sequence ATGAGAGAAATACTGGAGATACTTCAGAAACAATGTAGTCAGAAGATTGGTTTAAGAGAAAAAAGACCTAATGTCTGGCAGGTTTTGATACCTTTTTATCATGAAGATGGAGATATGGTTGAGGTCTTTATTACTCCACTTGGAAATAACCTCTTTAGGATATCAGATTATGGTTTAACATTAATGAGATTATCATATTCATATGACATTGATACACCGAATAAAGAACGTATATTTAACTCAATAATTTCATCATATAATATACAGAACGAGAGAGGAATTTTATTTCTTGATACAGAATTAGAACATCTTTATCCTGCATTAATGCAATTTATAGGCGTTATATTAAAAGTAAGTAATATGAAACTTTATAAAAGAGAGGTTATCCAGAGCCTCTTTTTTGAGATGCTTGATGATTTTGTTTTTACAAATCTTGCTCAATATGAACCGAAAAAAAACTTTCATCCTTTACCTGATATGCCTGAGTATGAAGTAAATTATTGTTTTAACCACAGTAGAGTTCCAGTTTATCTTTTTGGTGTGAATAATTCATCAACAGCGAGGTTAACAATAATCTCCTGTCAGAAATTTATTATAGAAAAGTTAAAGTTCAGAAGTGTTACTGTTTTGGAAAGCCTTGATTGTCTTAGCAGGAATGACCAGAAAAGACTAATGACTGCTGTTGATAAAGTTTTCCCAGAATTCACAGAGTTTGAGAAAAATGGGGTGGATTATATAAGGAGGGAGATGGAAATCTTGGGGTGA
- a CDS encoding type I restriction-modification enzyme R subunit C-terminal domain-containing protein, with translation MTPEQQARERIDNLLEKAGWVVQDYRRVNLSDSLGVAVREFPLSEGIADYLLFVNRVPVGVIEAKPEGTTLSGVAEQTAKYILNPTNNLPIILETLPFAYESTGTETFFRNLKDPEPRSRRVFAFHQPKTLLEWFNEKDTLRGRLKKMPPLYTQGLRECQIEAIKNLEKSLSEDRPRALIQMASGGGKTFTAVSFIYRLIKFANARRVLFLVDRSNLGRQTRNEFQQYITPDDGRKFTELYNIQHLTSNTIDPVSRVCITTIQRLYSMLKGETEFSPELEEFSGFEYPSADEPKEISYNPQIPIETFDFIVTDECHRSIYHIWRQVLEYFDAYIIGLTATPSKQTLGFFNQNLVMEYSHERAVADGVNVGYDVYRIKTEITEKGSKVEAGFYVDKRDKLTRQLRWEQLDEDLEYTPSQLDRDIVAPDQIRTIIKTFKEKLFTELFPGRTEVPKTLIFAKDDSHAEDIVHIVREEFGKGNDFCKKITYRTTGEKPEDLIVSFRNSYNPRIAVTVDMISTGTDIRPLECLIFMRDVKSRVYFEQMKGRGTRVISPDDLQAVTPDALHKTHFIIVDAVGVCENDKTDSRPLERKRSIPFDKLIHSVALGNRDEDTLSSLVARLSKLDRELNEKDRREIEALAGGRKIKEIINRLIDAIDPDKKIEKAKEIFNTDNPSNEQIKNALENLVDEACKPFDNPDLREILITIKKRNEQIIDTISKDRVILAGFDDSAKEKAKTIIDTFKRFIEENKDELIAIELLYKKPYGRRHITYEEIKRLADAIQKPPYYLTTELVWKAYEQLERSKVKKAGPQRLLTDIISLLRFTLGSTEFLEPFPEIVEERFSDWLREQQRSGKTFTPEQLEWLTMIKDHIATSCSIELEDFDYAPFYEKGGLMRFHYLFGTESDIILEELNEVLVG, from the coding sequence ATGACGCCAGAACAACAGGCAAGAGAAAGGATTGATAATCTTCTTGAAAAAGCTGGTTGGGTTGTTCAGGATTATCGTAGAGTAAATCTTAGCGATTCCTTAGGTGTTGCTGTTCGTGAATTTCCCTTGAGTGAGGGCATCGCTGATTATCTACTCTTTGTAAATAGGGTTCCTGTTGGTGTCATTGAGGCAAAGCCTGAAGGGACAACCCTAAGCGGAGTTGCAGAACAAACTGCGAAATACATATTAAACCCTACCAACAATCTTCCGATAATATTAGAAACCCTGCCCTTTGCTTACGAAAGCACAGGTACAGAGACATTTTTCAGGAATTTAAAAGACCCTGAACCACGCTCAAGAAGAGTATTTGCCTTTCATCAACCAAAAACATTGCTTGAATGGTTTAATGAAAAAGATACCTTAAGAGGCAGACTGAAAAAGATGCCGCCACTATACACTCAAGGACTGAGAGAGTGTCAGATTGAAGCAATCAAAAATCTTGAGAAGTCTCTTTCAGAAGACAGACCAAGGGCACTTATACAGATGGCATCAGGTGGAGGGAAAACCTTTACAGCCGTGAGCTTCATCTATAGACTTATCAAGTTTGCAAACGCGAGAAGAGTTCTTTTCCTTGTTGACAGAAGCAATCTTGGCAGACAGACAAGAAATGAGTTTCAGCAATACATAACACCTGATGATGGACGAAAATTTACAGAACTCTACAATATTCAGCATCTTACCTCAAACACCATTGACCCTGTAAGCCGTGTATGCATCACTACCATTCAGAGACTCTATTCAATGCTCAAGGGAGAGACAGAGTTTTCCCCTGAACTTGAAGAATTTTCAGGTTTTGAATATCCTTCAGCAGATGAACCAAAGGAGATATCCTACAACCCTCAGATTCCTATAGAGACCTTTGATTTTATTGTTACAGATGAATGCCATAGGTCAATTTACCATATATGGCGACAGGTTCTTGAGTATTTTGATGCCTATATCATTGGACTTACAGCAACGCCCTCAAAACAGACGCTCGGATTTTTTAATCAGAATCTTGTTATGGAATACAGCCATGAAAGAGCAGTTGCCGATGGAGTGAATGTGGGATATGACGTTTATCGCATAAAGACAGAGATTACAGAGAAGGGGAGTAAAGTTGAAGCGGGCTTTTATGTTGACAAAAGAGATAAATTAACAAGGCAGCTTAGATGGGAACAGCTTGATGAAGACCTTGAATACACTCCCTCCCAATTAGACAGAGATATTGTTGCACCAGACCAGATAAGGACAATTATAAAAACCTTCAAGGAGAAATTATTTACAGAACTTTTTCCTGGAAGGACAGAAGTCCCAAAGACCCTTATCTTTGCAAAAGATGATTCCCATGCAGAAGACATTGTTCATATTGTGAGAGAGGAGTTTGGAAAGGGAAATGACTTCTGTAAAAAGATTACCTACAGGACAACAGGAGAAAAACCCGAAGACCTTATAGTAAGCTTCAGGAACTCCTATAATCCAAGGATTGCTGTGACAGTTGACATGATTTCCACTGGCACAGACATAAGACCCCTTGAATGCCTCATTTTCATGAGGGATGTAAAATCACGTGTTTATTTTGAACAGATGAAGGGAAGGGGTACGAGGGTTATTTCCCCTGATGACCTTCAGGCTGTTACACCCGATGCCCTTCATAAAACACATTTTATTATTGTAGATGCCGTTGGTGTATGTGAGAATGATAAGACAGACTCCCGCCCCCTTGAGAGAAAAAGAAGTATTCCCTTTGATAAGCTGATTCATTCAGTAGCTCTCGGAAACAGGGATGAAGATACCCTCAGCTCGCTTGTAGCCCGTTTGAGCAAGCTTGACAGAGAACTTAATGAAAAGGACAGAAGGGAGATTGAAGCTTTAGCAGGTGGAAGAAAAATAAAAGAGATTATTAACAGGCTTATTGATGCCATAGACCCTGACAAAAAGATTGAAAAGGCAAAGGAGATATTTAATACGGATAATCCCTCTAATGAGCAAATAAAGAATGCCTTAGAGAATCTTGTTGATGAGGCATGCAAGCCCTTTGATAACCCTGACCTAAGAGAGATACTCATTACAATAAAAAAGAGGAATGAACAGATTATTGATACAATAAGTAAAGACAGGGTCATACTTGCTGGATTTGATGATTCTGCTAAGGAGAAGGCAAAGACAATCATAGATACATTCAAGAGATTTATTGAAGAAAACAAAGACGAGCTTATTGCTATTGAACTTCTTTACAAAAAGCCCTATGGTAGAAGGCACATAACCTATGAAGAGATAAAGAGGCTTGCCGATGCAATTCAGAAACCACCCTATTACCTTACAACAGAGCTTGTATGGAAAGCCTATGAGCAACTTGAAAGGTCAAAGGTCAAAAAGGCAGGTCCTCAGAGACTGCTTACAGATATAATCTCCCTCCTCCGCTTTACTCTCGGCAGCACCGAGTTTCTTGAGCCCTTTCCAGAGATAGTTGAGGAGAGATTTAGCGATTGGCTAAGAGAACAGCAACGCTCTGGCAAAACCTTTACACCTGAACAACTTGAATGGCTCACAATGATAAAAGACCATATAGCCACCTCATGCTCCATAGAATTAGAAGACTTTGATTACGCCCCCTTTTACGAAAAGGGCGGACTCATGAGATTCCACTACCTCTTTGGGACAGAATCTGATATAATTTTAGAGGAATTAAATGAGGTATTGGTGGGATGA
- a CDS encoding 4Fe-4S dicluster domain-containing protein produces MKGKNFTRREFIKAAGAGATLLLANKFGIHSLAWADSKKKTLKMVLVDYTKCTGCRTCEAVCSAYHNPVIVNGKSLPGLGNPVYSRIRVHSFNPDVDIPNVCNMCPDAPCVKACPVEPEPKTGRRAIYRDEKTQTIQNDPKRCIACGSCAKACAEQRTGVIELDPQTGKPRPTCNLCGGEPQCVKHCPFNALSVVEVKTSSKFYGKSPKKIATELSKQWYGKVI; encoded by the coding sequence ATGAAGGGAAAAAACTTTACAAGGAGGGAATTTATAAAGGCTGCTGGAGCTGGTGCCACTCTTTTGCTTGCTAACAAATTTGGAATTCATTCTTTAGCATGGGCTGATAGTAAAAAGAAAACTTTAAAAATGGTGCTTGTTGACTATACTAAATGCACTGGATGTAGAACCTGTGAGGCAGTCTGCTCAGCCTATCACAATCCTGTTATAGTTAATGGTAAAAGTCTTCCAGGGCTTGGAAACCCTGTGTATTCAAGAATACGTGTGCATAGCTTTAATCCAGACGTGGACATCCCCAATGTGTGCAACATGTGTCCTGATGCACCCTGCGTTAAAGCCTGTCCTGTTGAGCCAGAGCCAAAGACAGGGCGGAGAGCCATTTATAGGGATGAGAAAACTCAAACCATTCAGAATGACCCCAAACGCTGTATTGCCTGCGGAAGCTGTGCAAAAGCCTGTGCTGAGCAAAGAACTGGTGTTATTGAGCTTGACCCTCAGACAGGAAAACCTCGCCCCACATGTAACCTCTGTGGAGGAGAGCCTCAATGTGTAAAACACTGTCCCTTCAATGCTCTTTCTGTTGTTGAGGTTAAAACCAGTAGCAAATTTTACGGTAAATCACCCAAAAAGATTGCCACTGAGCTTTCAAAACAGTGGTATGGCAAAGTAATTTAG